GAGCGCCACGATCATGCCGGCCAGCGCCAGCATCGTAGCGGTGGCAATCGCGATGCCGAAAAGGCCGGCAAGGCTGTAGGTAACGAGGATGCCGGCAATGATCACGATGGCCGGACCGGCGGTCGATTCCATCGAGATCGCCAGACCCTGGATCACGTTGGTGCCGTGGCCGGTGACCGAGGCCGAGGCGATCGACTTCACCGGGCGATATTCGGTGCCGGTGTAGTATTCGGTGATCCAGATGATCAGGCCGGTAACGACGAGGCCGACGACGCCGCATTCGAACAGCGCCATGCCGGTATATTTCACGCCCTCCAGCGGACCGAAGCCGATCAGCCAGTTGATCACGACGGCAACACCCACGAGCGACAGCACGCCGGTCGCGATCAGGCCCTTGTACAGCGCGCCCATGATCGACTGGCTGGCGCCGAGTTTGACGAAGAAGGTGCCGATGATCGAGGTGACGATGCAGATGCCGCCGATGGCGAGCGGCAGCGTCATCATGTTCACCAGCAGCGGCGAGTTCGCGAAGAAGATCGCGGCGAGCACCATGGTGGCGACCGCAGTCACCGCGTAGGTCTCGAACAGGTCGGCCGCCATGCCGGCGCAGTCACCGACGTTGTCGCCGACGTTGTCGGCGATGGTCGCCGGGTTGCGCGGATCGTCCTCAGGGATGCCGGCTTCGACCTTGCCAACGAGGTCGCCGCCGACGTCAGCCCCCTTGGTGAAGATGCCGCCGCCGAGACGGGCGAAGATCGAGATCAGCGAGGCGCCGAAGCCGAGCGCCACCAGCGCGTCGACGACGACGCGGTCGTTGGCCTTCAGCCCCATGCCGTGGGTGAGATAGGCGAAATAGATGGTGACGCCGAGCAGCGCGAGACCCGCGACCAGCATGCCAGTGATCGCACCCGCCTTGAAGGCGAGCTCGAGACCGCCCGCCAGCGAGGTCGTCGCAGCCTGCGCGGTGCGCACGTTGGCGCGGACCGAGACGTTCATGCCGATGAAGCCAGCGGCGCCCGACAGCACCGCACCGATCAGGAAGCCGATCGCAACCAGCATGCCGAGGAAGTAGGCCAGCAGGGCGAAAATCACGACGCCGACCATGCCGATCGTCATGTACTGGCGCTTGAGATAGGCCTGTGCGCCTTCGGCGACGGCTGCCGCGATTTCCTGCATGCGCGGGTTGCCCGCGTCCGATTTGAGAACGGAAGACGTCGCCCAGATGGCGTAGACGATCGAAAGCGCTCCGCAGAGCACAATCACCCATAATGCTGTCATTGAATTTGCCTCAGATTTTTTGTTCCACCCCGCGCGTCACCGCGGTCGCGGCGGACGCATAAAAAGGAGGCCTTCCCTGCCCAGAAGGGCGGCCTCTCAAATCGGCGGGACCATGCCAAAATCGCCCCCCCGGCGCAACGTCGCGGAGGCCAGAATCCGTCGATTTTTGAAAGGATTCACCGGTAAGCCGGCCTGCCAAATCGTCGCCCGCGCGGGCGGCGGGCGCTGGTTATGAGGTTGGGGCTCGGCCCAAAATACATGAACCCGCCCAATCCCATCAGGATCGAGCGGGCTCACTAGCCATTCCAGTACATCCGTGAAACGACCGTTTCGAGGCCTTAGACGAGCGACAGGTTTTCCGCGCTCACCTTGCCCCGCATCTTGTCGGTCTTGAGTTCGAACTGAACCTTCTGACCTTCGGCCAAACCGCCGAGGCCGGCGCGCTCGACGGCCGAGATATGCACGAACACATCCTTGCTGCCATCGCTCGGCTCAATGAAACCGAAACCCTTTTGACCGTTGAACCACTTCACTGTTCCCGTAGCCATTTTCTCTTCTCCAAAGCACATAGGCTTTTAATTCCGCGCGGCGATCGCACGGATTCAAATCCGTTCTCGACGATGTCTCTGGAAGAAGCCCCTTAAGGGGCGCGTTCGAAAAGGCACGACGGTAATCGAATGGCGTTACACCTATAGGTTTTCCGCGAAATAGCAATGGCTGGCGGCAAATAAAACCGAAGGCGTTAACGCCCAAGCCTTCAAAAATGGCTGTAAGAGCGCCGTTCCAGCGCGATTTCCCTGCCCTGCCCGTCGATGAACTTCGGAAACGCACTTCCAGCGACCACCGTTCCGATGGAACTCACGGCGACGCCGGCGCGCTCCGCGGCCTGCGAGAAGGCTTCGACGCGGTCCTCAGCGATCGTGCACAGGATCTCGTAATCGTCGCCACCAGTGATCAGCGCTTCCAGCCCGACAATTCCCCGCAACACCAGATCGCGCGCGGCGCTCGACAACGGGATCGACGGCAAGTCGATCACCGCCGATACGCCGGACACGCCGCACAGCTTGGCGAGATCGCCGGCAAGGCCATCGGACACATCCATCGAAGCGCTGGCATAGTCGCGAACGATTTCCGCCATGGCCACGCGCGGCTGCGGAACGCGATAACGCCCGATCAGCGCGTCGCGCGCAGCGACATCGGTTGCCGCGGCGTGGACCTTGCCGCCCTTGAGAACGGCAAGCCCCAGCGCGGCGTCGCCGATCGTGCCCGTCACCATCACGCGCTCGCCGGGCTTTGCCCCGCTGCGATGGATCATCTTGCCCGGCGGCACACGGCCGAACGCGGTGACCGAAACCATCAGCGGTCCGGGCGTCGACACAGTGTCCCCGCCCAGCAGCGGGCAATTGAACAGCGCGGCATCCTCGCCCAGCGCCGCCGCGAACGGCTTTAGCCAGGCTTCGTCGGCATGCCGCAGCGCCAGCGTCAGCACGAAGCCGGCCGGCGTGGCCCCTTTCGCCGCGAGATCGCTGAGGTTTACCCGCAGCGCCTTGCGCGCGACCGTATCGGGGGGATCGTCGGGCAGGAAATGCACGCCCTCGACGATGGCGTCCGTCGTCACCACGATGTCGTTGCCATCAGGCTGCAACGCCGCGGCGTCATCGTCGAGACGAAAGGCGCCCGGGTGGGTCGCAAGCGGCCGAAAGTATCGCGCGATCAGCGAGTCCTCGCCGGACGCGGGTTTTCCGCTAGCCACGCGCGAACTCGTCGGCGCGGAACTGGCGCGCGATCTGATCGAGCACGGCGTTGACCATGCCCGTCTCGTCCTTTTCGACGAAGGCATGCGCAACGTCGACATATTCGGACACGACCACCCGGCCCGGGACATCCTTGCGATGCTCCAGTTCGTAGGAGCCCGCGCGCAGCACCGCGCGCAAAATCGCGTCGATCCGCTGAAGCGGCCAGCCCTTCTGGAGCGCATCGTCGATCAAGGGATCGAGCTTGGCCTGGTCGCGGACCACGCCGGATACCACGTCCTTGAAGAACGCGGCCTCCGCCGGCAGATATTTGTCGCCTTCAACCTCGTTACCGAGCCAGTGGCTTTCGAACTCGGCGAAGATGTCGTTGATCCCGGCGCCGGCGATGTCCATTTGGTAAAGCGCCTGCACGGCGGCGAGCCGAGCCGCGCCACGGCGGTTGGCTTTCTTGTCGGGACTTTTCGCTGGCTTCTTGCTGTCTGCCATCGTCAGGCCTTTGTCAGCCGGCGCTTGATCCGCAGCATCGCCAGCGCCGCGCGCGCGGCGTCGCCGCCCTTGTTCAACTCGCTGGCCCGCGCCCGCGCCCAGGCCTGCGCGTCGGTATTGACCGTGATGATGCCGTTGCCGAGCGGAATCTTCCGCGCCACCGCCAGATCCATCAGCGCACGCGAGGATTCGATCGAGACGATTTCAAAATGGATGGTGTCGCCGCGCACCACGCAGCCGAGCGCGATTGCCGCATCGTAAGGCTTGCCGTTTTTCTCGGCAGCATCGAGCGCGATCGCAATCGCCGCCGGAATCTCCAGCGCGCCGGGCACCGTGATGACGTCATGCGTCACGCCGGCGGCCTTCAGTTCGGCGACCGCGCCTTCCATCAACGCGTCCTGGATGTCGTCATAGAACCGCGCCTCGACGATCAGCGCGCGTGCGCCTGTGATGTCGGTCTGATCTTTCAGAGGGGCGCGCCGTGCGTCTGCCATCTTTCAATCCGTTTCACTCAGGTACTGGTGGGCTATGTAGTCGCCGCCGGTGACTAAGCCAAGCACGAACTCGATACATCGTCATTCCGGGATGGTCCGAAGGACCAGACCCGGAATCTCGAGATTCCGGGTTCGATGCTTACGCATCGCCCCGGAATGACGGCTGCGCGGTCACTTCATTTCCGACAGCCGGGCCGCATAACGGGCCATCAGATCGACCTCGATATTGACCTCGCTGCCGGCACGCCAGCCGCTGAGCGTGGTGACGCTGAGCGTGTGCGGGATAATCAGCACTGAAAACACGACATCCTCGACCGTATTCACCGTCAACGACACGCCGTCCAGCGTCACCGAGCCCTTGGCAGCGATGAAACGCGCCAACTCCCGGGTAGTGCGCAGCTCGAACCGCGCCATGTCGGGCAGATCGTCACGCTTGACGATGGTCGCAATGCCGTCAGCATGCCCCGCGACAATATGGCCGCCGAGTTCGTCGCCGATCTTCAGCGCGCGCTCGAGGTTGAGTTTGGTGCCTTTGGCCCAATGCTTTGCGGTCGTCATCCCGAGTGTTTCGGCGGCGGCGTCGACGTCGAACCAGGTCTTGCCGCCCTCGACGCCGGAAGCGACCACGGTCAGGCAGACGCCGTTGCAGGCGATCGATGCGCCGTCGGCAATCGTCGTCTGGTCGTAACGGCAGGCGATCCGCATGCGGTGCAATTGGCCCTGCGCCGTTGGCGTGAGGCTCGCGATCTCGCCGATGTCGGTGACAATTCCAGTAAACATTAGGCGCGCTCGTAAATCGTAAGAGTGTCTTTGCCGGGGCTTTCGCTAGCACGTGTCTTGAAGGCAGGCGACCCGGTGAGAGCCGACAGCGGCAATGCGTCCAGCGCGGGAATGCCGTCCGTGCCGATGGCCTCAGGCCCTCGCAGCAGCCAGATTTCATCGACAAGGCCCGCGGCAACGAAGGACGACGCCACCCGCGAGCCGCCTTCCACCATCAGCCTCGTAATGCCCTTGCCGGACAGCGCATGCAGTACCGCCAGCAGATCCAGCCCGGGCGGCTGTGCGGTCGCCGCAACGCGCATCACCTGCGCGCCGGCCGCGCCGAGTTTCATGGCCGCCGGAGCTTCGGCGAAGTCCGACGTCATGACCCAGAGCGGCGTCTGGCGCGCTGATTGGAGCAGCTTGCTGGTGCCGGGTAGCCGCAGCGCGCGATCCAGCACCACCCGCACCGGCGACCGCGAGTCCATCCCCGGCAGGCGGCAGGTCAGAACGGGATCGTCCGCCAGCACCGTGCCAATCCCGACCAGGATGGCGTCGCATTGCGCGCGCAACAGGTGCACGCGTGTCTTTGCCGCCTCGCCCGTGATCGCGACCGGCTTGTGGCCGGCGGCGCCGATCTTGTCGTCGGCGGAGACGGCGACCTTCAGGATCACATGGGGGCGCCTGTCGCGAATGCGACGGAAGTGCCCGGCGTGATCGTAGGCGGCTTCCGCCGCGCCAAGGCCAACATCGACTGTGATCCCGGCCGCGCGAAGCTTGGCATGCCCCTGCCCGGCCACTTCCGGATTGGGGTCTTCGATGGCCGACACCACGCGCGCAATGCCGGAGGCTATCACCGCATCGACGCAAGGCGGCGATTTGCCGAAATGCGAACAGGGCTCGAGCGTCACATAGAGCGTAGCGCCCCGCGCGGCCTCGCCGGCCCGTCTCAACGCCTCGGGCTCGGCATGCGGCCGGCCGCCCGGTTGTGTCCAGCCACGACCGACGATGATGCCGTCCTTGACGACGACCGCGCCGACGGCCGGGTTTGGCCAGGTGCGGCCCAGTCCGCGCCGGCCGAGCGCCAGCGCAAGCTGCATGAAGCGCTGGTCCGCGGCTTTGGCCTCTTTGGATTTCTGCGCGTACTGGTCTTCCAGAATGCGGAAGATCATTTGCGTAACGTGGCGACCCGTGCGTCGTCTTCCGCGGAGAGTTCGCCGAGCACGGCCTCAAAATCCTTGGCCTCACGGAAATTGCGGTAGACGGAGGCAAAGCGCACGTAGGCGACGTCGTCGAGCTGGCGCAGATGCTCCATCACGATCTCGCCGATCGCCTCCGAGGAAACCTCCGCCTCGCCGCCGCTTTCGAGCTCGCGCACGATGGCCGAGACCATCTTCTCGACCCTTTCAGGATCGACCGGCCGCTTGCGTAAACTGATCTGCAGCGAGCGGACCAGCTTGTCGCGGTCGAACGGCACCCGGCGGCCGTTGCGCTTGATCACGGTGAGTTCGCGCAACTGCACCCGTTCGAAGGTCGTGAAGCGGAAATTGCAGGCGATGCACACCCGCCGCCGCCGGATCACGGCCGAATCCTCGGTCGGACGCGAGTCCTTCACCTGCGTATCGAGACTGTTGCAGCTGGGACAACGCATCCAATGAAGCCTTTACTGATAGATCGGGAAGCGGTCGGTGAGCGCCTTGACGCGCTCCTTGATGGCGGCTTCCACCAGCGGCGCCTTGCCGTCCTCCGACTGCGCCAGCGCGTTGAGCACTTCGGCGATCATGCCGCCGACCTGCTGGAATTCGGCAACGCCGAAGCCGCGCGTGGTCGCCGCCGGCGTGCCGAGACGCAGGCCTGAGGTGACGAACGGCTTTTCGGGATCGAAGGGAATGCCGTTCTTGTTGCAGGTGATCGCGGCGCGCACCAGCGCCTTTTCCGACACGTTGCCCTTCAGGCCCTTGGGCCGCAGATCGACCAGCATCAGATGGTTGTCGGTGCCGCCGGAGACGATGTCGAGGCCGTGACCGCGCAGCGTTTCCGCCAGCGCCTTGGCGTTTTCGACCACGTTTTTCGCATAGACCTTGAAGTCGGGCCGCAGCGCTTCGGCAAACGCCACCGCCTTGGCGGCGATCACATGCATCAGCGGGCCGCCCTGCAGGCCCGGGAAGATCGCCGAATTCAGCTTCTTGGCGATCGCCTCGTCGTTGCAGAGGATCAGGCCGCCGCGCGGGCCGCGCAGCGACTTATGCGTGGTGGTGGTGGTGACGTGGGCATGCGGCACCGGCGAGGCATGGACGCCGCCCGCGACGAGGCCGGCGAAATGCGCCATGTCGACCAGCAGATAGGCGCCGACAGAATCGGCGATCTCGCGGAAGCGCTTGAAGTCCCAGGCACGCGAATAGG
This portion of the Bradyrhizobium sp. AZCC 2262 genome encodes:
- a CDS encoding sodium-translocating pyrophosphatase — encoded protein: MTALWVIVLCGALSIVYAIWATSSVLKSDAGNPRMQEIAAAVAEGAQAYLKRQYMTIGMVGVVIFALLAYFLGMLVAIGFLIGAVLSGAAGFIGMNVSVRANVRTAQAATTSLAGGLELAFKAGAITGMLVAGLALLGVTIYFAYLTHGMGLKANDRVVVDALVALGFGASLISIFARLGGGIFTKGADVGGDLVGKVEAGIPEDDPRNPATIADNVGDNVGDCAGMAADLFETYAVTAVATMVLAAIFFANSPLLVNMMTLPLAIGGICIVTSIIGTFFVKLGASQSIMGALYKGLIATGVLSLVGVAVVINWLIGFGPLEGVKYTGMALFECGVVGLVVTGLIIWITEYYTGTEYRPVKSIASASVTGHGTNVIQGLAISMESTAGPAIVIIAGILVTYSLAGLFGIAIATATMLALAGMIVALDAFGPVTDNAGGIAEMAGLPKEVRKSTDALDAVGNTTKAVTKGYAIGSAGLGALVLFAAYNEDLKFFIANSAKHPYFQGVLPDFSLNNPYVVVGLLFGGLLPYLFGAMGMTAVGRAAGAIVEEVRRQFREKPGIMQGTDKPDYGKAVDLLTKAAIKEMIIPSLLPVLSPIFVYFVIYAIAGGGAAGKSAAFSAVGAMLLGVIVTGLFVAISMTSGGGAWDNAKKYIEDGHFGGKGSDAHKAAVTGDTVGDPYKDTAGPAVNPMIKITNIVALLLLAILAH
- a CDS encoding cold-shock protein, producing MATGTVKWFNGQKGFGFIEPSDGSKDVFVHISAVERAGLGGLAEGQKVQFELKTDKMRGKVSAENLSLV
- the thiL gene encoding thiamine-phosphate kinase codes for the protein MASGKPASGEDSLIARYFRPLATHPGAFRLDDDAAALQPDGNDIVVTTDAIVEGVHFLPDDPPDTVARKALRVNLSDLAAKGATPAGFVLTLALRHADEAWLKPFAAALGEDAALFNCPLLGGDTVSTPGPLMVSVTAFGRVPPGKMIHRSGAKPGERVMVTGTIGDAALGLAVLKGGKVHAAATDVAARDALIGRYRVPQPRVAMAEIVRDYASASMDVSDGLAGDLAKLCGVSGVSAVIDLPSIPLSSAARDLVLRGIVGLEALITGGDDYEILCTIAEDRVEAFSQAAERAGVAVSSIGTVVAGSAFPKFIDGQGREIALERRSYSHF
- the nusB gene encoding transcription antitermination factor NusB, which gives rise to MADSKKPAKSPDKKANRRGAARLAAVQALYQMDIAGAGINDIFAEFESHWLGNEVEGDKYLPAEAAFFKDVVSGVVRDQAKLDPLIDDALQKGWPLQRIDAILRAVLRAGSYELEHRKDVPGRVVVSEYVDVAHAFVEKDETGMVNAVLDQIARQFRADEFARG
- the ribH gene encoding 6,7-dimethyl-8-ribityllumazine synthase, with protein sequence MADARRAPLKDQTDITGARALIVEARFYDDIQDALMEGAVAELKAAGVTHDVITVPGALEIPAAIAIALDAAEKNGKPYDAAIALGCVVRGDTIHFEIVSIESSRALMDLAVARKIPLGNGIITVNTDAQAWARARASELNKGGDAARAALAMLRIKRRLTKA
- a CDS encoding riboflavin synthase; the encoded protein is MFTGIVTDIGEIASLTPTAQGQLHRMRIACRYDQTTIADGASIACNGVCLTVVASGVEGGKTWFDVDAAAETLGMTTAKHWAKGTKLNLERALKIGDELGGHIVAGHADGIATIVKRDDLPDMARFELRTTRELARFIAAKGSVTLDGVSLTVNTVEDVVFSVLIIPHTLSVTTLSGWRAGSEVNIEVDLMARYAARLSEMK
- the ribD gene encoding bifunctional diaminohydroxyphosphoribosylaminopyrimidine deaminase/5-amino-6-(5-phosphoribosylamino)uracil reductase RibD, producing the protein MIFRILEDQYAQKSKEAKAADQRFMQLALALGRRGLGRTWPNPAVGAVVVKDGIIVGRGWTQPGGRPHAEPEALRRAGEAARGATLYVTLEPCSHFGKSPPCVDAVIASGIARVVSAIEDPNPEVAGQGHAKLRAAGITVDVGLGAAEAAYDHAGHFRRIRDRRPHVILKVAVSADDKIGAAGHKPVAITGEAAKTRVHLLRAQCDAILVGIGTVLADDPVLTCRLPGMDSRSPVRVVLDRALRLPGTSKLLQSARQTPLWVMTSDFAEAPAAMKLGAAGAQVMRVAATAQPPGLDLLAVLHALSGKGITRLMVEGGSRVASSFVAAGLVDEIWLLRGPEAIGTDGIPALDALPLSALTGSPAFKTRASESPGKDTLTIYERA
- the nrdR gene encoding transcriptional regulator NrdR, producing the protein MRCPSCNSLDTQVKDSRPTEDSAVIRRRRVCIACNFRFTTFERVQLRELTVIKRNGRRVPFDRDKLVRSLQISLRKRPVDPERVEKMVSAIVRELESGGEAEVSSEAIGEIVMEHLRQLDDVAYVRFASVYRNFREAKDFEAVLGELSAEDDARVATLRK
- the glyA gene encoding serine hydroxymethyltransferase — protein: MTSSSSSSKTASAPDSFFTATLAEADPEIAAAIKGELGRQRHEIELIASENIVSRAVLEAQGSVMTNKYAEGYPGARYYGGCEWVDVAETLAIERAKKLFGAQFANVQPNSGSQMNQATFLALLQPGDTFMGLDLAAGGHLTHGSPVNMSGKWFKASHYTVRREDQIIDMDEVAKQAEQVKPKLIIAGGSAYSRAWDFKRFREIADSVGAYLLVDMAHFAGLVAGGVHASPVPHAHVTTTTTHKSLRGPRGGLILCNDEAIAKKLNSAIFPGLQGGPLMHVIAAKAVAFAEALRPDFKVYAKNVVENAKALAETLRGHGLDIVSGGTDNHLMLVDLRPKGLKGNVSEKALVRAAITCNKNGIPFDPEKPFVTSGLRLGTPAATTRGFGVAEFQQVGGMIAEVLNALAQSEDGKAPLVEAAIKERVKALTDRFPIYQ